The Gimibacter soli genome includes a region encoding these proteins:
- a CDS encoding YqgE/AlgH family protein, which produces MTSSLSLSGQLLLAMPGMTDPRFDRSVIYMCTHDEAGAMGLIINQPIDFLTFEGLLEQLEITAAPEVPEVTIHCGGPVEPGRGFVLHSADFVQESTLIVSETLALTATVDVLKAIASGTGPRNHLLALGYAGWGAGQLENEITQNAWLTAEADEEIIFHTEVDQKWPRTMAMLGIDISMLSSLAGHA; this is translated from the coding sequence ATGACCTCCTCCCTTTCGCTCAGTGGTCAATTGCTGCTTGCCATGCCGGGCATGACCGACCCGCGTTTCGACCGTAGCGTCATCTATATGTGCACGCACGATGAGGCGGGCGCCATGGGGCTGATCATCAATCAGCCAATCGATTTCCTCACCTTCGAAGGCCTTCTCGAGCAGCTTGAAATCACGGCCGCCCCTGAAGTGCCGGAAGTGACCATCCATTGCGGCGGACCGGTGGAACCCGGGCGCGGCTTCGTGCTGCATTCGGCCGATTTCGTGCAGGAAAGCACCCTGATCGTCAGCGAAACGCTGGCCCTGACGGCGACCGTCGATGTGCTGAAAGCCATCGCGAGCGGCACGGGCCCGCGCAATCATTTGCTGGCGCTTGGATATGCGGGCTGGGGGGCTGGCCAATTGGAAAACGAGATCACCCAGAACGCGTGGCTCACAGCCGAAGCGGACGAGGAAATCATTTTCCATACGGAAGTTGACCAGAAATGGCCGCGGACGATGGCGATGCTCGGGATCGATATCTCGATGTTGTCGAGCCTCGCGGGCCACGCCTGA
- a CDS encoding protein-disulfide reductase DsbD domain-containing protein: protein MKKLAVAMAVFFAGTMSATPVGAQDAGGWVAHDSHVRTRIVAADMNGQTVYGWEAEMAPGWKTYWRSPGEAGLPVTVAVNGNPVEALYPLPHRFELFGLVTYGYDGRLILPFKADAKVGDPVSVGFMVCKDICIPYDGSYSLPASESGPAAIRMEAALKAVPDREGDAGVGLEVAKVQATGQVGHERLIVTVRGADALDAADLLVEGDEAIQFGVAERRLMEGGMAARFVVPTALTRAGEKAGLSLKGQTVRLTFTDGRGHAIDRSIAIP from the coding sequence TTGAAAAAGCTGGCTGTGGCGATGGCAGTGTTTTTTGCCGGAACGATGAGTGCGACCCCCGTGGGTGCGCAGGACGCCGGCGGCTGGGTTGCGCATGATTCCCACGTTCGTACCCGCATCGTGGCGGCGGACATGAACGGCCAAACCGTCTATGGCTGGGAAGCCGAAATGGCGCCGGGCTGGAAAACCTACTGGCGTTCGCCCGGTGAAGCCGGGCTGCCGGTTACCGTTGCCGTGAACGGCAACCCGGTGGAGGCGCTTTATCCGCTGCCGCACCGGTTTGAACTTTTCGGCCTTGTCACCTATGGCTATGACGGCCGCCTTATCCTGCCGTTCAAGGCGGACGCGAAGGTGGGCGATCCGGTTTCGGTCGGTTTCATGGTCTGCAAGGATATCTGTATCCCCTATGACGGCAGCTACAGCCTGCCGGCGTCGGAATCCGGCCCGGCTGCAATCCGCATGGAAGCCGCCCTGAAAGCTGTCCCGGACAGGGAAGGTGATGCAGGCGTCGGGCTGGAAGTCGCAAAGGTGCAGGCAACAGGCCAGGTGGGGCACGAACGGCTGATCGTTACCGTTCGCGGCGCCGATGCGCTTGATGCCGCCGATCTGCTGGTGGAAGGCGATGAGGCAATCCAGTTCGGCGTGGCCGAGCGCCGGCTGATGGAAGGCGGCATGGCAGCCCGGTTTGTGGTACCGACAGCCCTGACCCGCGCAGGCGAGAAGGCCGGTCTCAGCCTCAAGGGGCAGACGGTACGGCTGACTTTCACCGACGGTCGCGGCCATGCCATCGACCGCAGCATCGCTATTCCCTGA
- a CDS encoding PAS domain-containing protein, translated as MLQSQERFLALWNAIAEDGGVARLSRLELRAIAALLPWITILEMDNDGDLRFRLGGGGLEAELGCGIRGRRVVELASNARIAEIAVAFIKQAMAHRTGLYLNGSFTSAVHPGLPLSCLGLPFIDDKSSERPGSCVFVQVWRPLDNRNRDFTNLWGKVEIAFDEIFEVHVGQPFDHEAVPADIRHLARRQGISVGRMPEKRLEGQGAD; from the coding sequence GTGCTGCAGTCGCAAGAACGCTTTCTGGCGTTGTGGAACGCTATTGCCGAGGACGGTGGGGTAGCCCGCCTGTCGCGGCTTGAGTTGCGCGCGATTGCAGCCCTCCTGCCATGGATCACAATCCTGGAAATGGATAATGACGGCGACCTGCGCTTCCGCTTGGGCGGGGGCGGGCTCGAAGCCGAGCTTGGCTGCGGCATTCGCGGGCGGCGCGTTGTCGAACTGGCGAGCAACGCGCGGATCGCCGAAATCGCCGTTGCCTTCATCAAGCAGGCGATGGCCCACCGCACCGGGCTTTACCTGAATGGAAGTTTCACGAGCGCCGTTCATCCAGGATTGCCGCTTTCGTGCCTCGGCCTGCCTTTCATTGATGACAAATCATCAGAGCGCCCCGGAAGTTGCGTCTTTGTTCAGGTCTGGCGCCCGCTTGATAACCGCAACCGCGATTTCACCAACCTTTGGGGCAAGGTCGAGATCGCATTCGACGAGATTTTCGAAGTGCATGTCGGCCAGCCGTTCGACCACGAGGCCGTGCCAGCCGATATCCGTCATCTGGCGCGCCGTCAGGGCATTTCCGTCGGCCGCATGCCGGAAAAGCGTCTGGAAGGGCAAGGGGCGGACTAG
- a CDS encoding peroxiredoxin, whose product MTIAVGDTIPAVKLTTMTADGPGPVMTEEFFKGRKVALFSVPGAFTPTCSAKHLPGFIDKAADIKAKGVDEIACVAVNDVFVMNAWGKANTADGKVTMLADGNGDFARALGLEMDGTGFGMGKRSKRFSMIVDNGKVTALNVEEPGAFQVSSADHMLGQL is encoded by the coding sequence ATGACCATTGCCGTTGGCGATACCATTCCCGCTGTCAAGCTCACCACCATGACCGCCGATGGCCCCGGCCCGGTGATGACCGAAGAGTTCTTCAAGGGCCGCAAGGTCGCGCTCTTCTCCGTGCCCGGCGCCTTCACGCCGACCTGCTCGGCCAAGCATCTGCCGGGCTTCATCGACAAAGCCGCTGACATCAAAGCCAAAGGCGTTGACGAAATCGCCTGCGTGGCCGTGAACGACGTGTTCGTGATGAATGCATGGGGCAAGGCCAACACGGCAGACGGCAAGGTCACGATGCTGGCTGACGGCAACGGCGACTTCGCCCGCGCGCTCGGCCTTGAAATGGACGGCACCGGCTTCGGTATGGGCAAGCGCTCCAAGCGTTTCTCGATGATTGTCGATAACGGCAAGGTCACCGCGCTCAATGTGGAAGAGCCAGGTGCCTTCCAGGTTTCGAGCGCCGACCATATGCTCGGCCAGCTCTGA